The following nucleotide sequence is from uncultured Campylobacter sp..
CGATCGGCTACGGCGCGCGCAAAGCCCATCTCGTGCGTCACGATTAGCATCGTCTGCCCCTCTTTGGCGAGATTTAGCATTACGTCTAGCACCTCGCGCACGATCTCGGGATCAAGTGCCGCGGTAACCTCGTCAAAAAGCATGATCTTGGGCTTCATCACAAGGCTTCGTACGATTGCGATGCGTTGCTTCTGCCCGCCGCTAAGCTCTTTGGGGTAGGAGTTCTCCTTGTCCGCAAGACCTACGATCTTTAGCCATTCGCGCGCTAGAGCTATCGCTTCCTCTTTCGGGACGTTTTGCACCTTCATCGGGCCCAGGATTATGTTATGTAGCACGCTAAGATGATCGAAAAGCTCGTAGCTTTGAAATACCATGCCGATCTTTTGTCTGATCCTGCGCCACTCTTTGAAATTTTGATCGATCCGCTCGCCCTCGATTATAAAATTTCCGCTTTGTACCGGCTCTAACCCGTTGATCGTGCGAAGTAGGGTGCTTTTGCCGCAGCCGCTAGGGCCTAGGATCACAACAACCTCGCCCTGCGCGACGCTAAGACTGACGTCTTTTAGCGCGTGCAGCTCGCCGTAAAATTTATTGATTTTATGAAGTTCTAAAATTCCCATCAGCTCCACCTGTTTTCTAGTTTTTTCGAAAGCGCCGAGATTGGATAGCAGATCAAAAAATATACGAAAAATATCGCTCCGTAGATGATTAGTGGCGCGTAATTGTCGCGGAAGACGTTCACTTCGATGATCTGCTGCCCGACCTTGACGAGCTCGATGACGCCGATTAATACGGCGATCGAGGTTGTTTTTATCATCCTGCTGAATAAATTTATCGTTGCAGGCACTAGGCGCCTCATCGCAAGCGGCAGGATGACGTAGAGATAAATTTGAAATCTGCTAAATGCGAGCGCTTCGGCGCTTTCGAACTGATGCTTAGGGATGCTAAGCACGGCGCCGCGCACCAGATCCATCATCTCAAAAACGCCCCAGACGCTAAAGACGATGATCGAAGCTGCGATATTTGAGATATGTATGCCAAATGCCTTGCTTGCGCCGAAATATACGATGAATAGCCAAACGATGGGTGGCATGATGCGCACGATCTCTAGGCAAATTTTAAGCGGGATGTATAAGGCTCTGCGCCCAGAGGCCATTAAAATTCCAAGCACCAAGCCTAGAGCGAGCGAAACCGCGATCGAGATGAGCGCGATTTGCAGCGTGACCCCAAGCCCGCCAAGAAGCCTGATTAAATTTTCGCCGCCGAATAGTTCCATCGCTAACCCCTCATATACGCAAGGCGCTTTTCAAGCAGCGTAAGCGCGAGCGAAAGCGGCAGGATTATGATCAGATACGAAACGCTTAACATAAACAGCGCTTCGTTCGTCTTGTAATACAGCCCGATCACGTCCTTTGCGGCATAAACGAGATCGGCGAGTGCGACGATGCTAACGATCGAGGTTTCTTTAAGCAGAAAGATTATGTTTGCGCTGATGGAGGGCAGGGCGATCGCAAAGGCGCGCGGCAGCACGACGTAAAACACTATCTGTACTTCGCTTAGCCCTAGGCTCATCGCGCTTTCGATCTGAGATTTTTTTATCGCCTCAAAACCGAGCCTAAAGCTCTCGCTCATATAGCTTCCGCCCAAAAACGCAAGACCTACGATCGCGCAGGTAAAGCCCGAAATTTGAACGCCCAGCTTCGGCAAGCCGTAGTATAGAAAAAATAGCTGAATTAAAAGCGGAGTATTGCGCGACAGCTCGATATATGCGCTCACGAGCGGACTTAATAGAGGCAATCTTTTATATTTTATCAGCGTGCAGATAAAACCGATGATGATGGATAGTAAAATCCCGTAAAATGCGAGCTTCAGCGTTAAAATTCCCGCCTTTACGAACATCGGGCTAAATTTGGCTATAAAATCAAAATCCATAAAATCTTCTTTCCGTAAAATATGCATATTATACAGATAACTGATTAAAATAGTATTAAATTAGAATTTTTTTATAAAAATTCCGAAAATTTAGGAGTTTAAAAATATATCTTATAAATATATTTAGTCCGAGCAGATACCCGGACTATAGAATTTTGACGGAATTTTACGAGTAAAAAATATACGCGTATCCCGAAACCAAAAACGCGGAGAATATCGCTAAAATTCCGCCACTCCGCACCATTTCCGCCTGGCGAATGCGTCCCGTGCCGAAAACCAAAGCATTCGGCGGCGTCGCTACCGGCATTATGAAAGCGCAGCTTGCGCCCACACCGATTACTATAGTAAGAGTTTCTTTTGGTAGCCCCATCTGAGCCGCTACTCCCGCAAATACAGGCACTAAAAGTGCAGCAGAGGCGGTATTGCTCGTAAATTCCGTAAGGCAGATGATGAAAACTGCTGTTACCAAAAGTACAATGTAAGTAGGCGCTCCACCGAAGGTGTGCGCAACTAGATCGCCAAGCACCTTAGAGGCTCCGGAATCGCCTAAAACCGCACTTAGCGTAAGTCCGCCGCCAAAAAGCAGCAGCACGCCCCACTCGGTGTTTTCGGCGATGTCATGCCATTTAGCAAGCCCTAGTATGACGATTACGACTGCCGAGCAGATCGCTACATAGGCATCGTCCACTTTAAAGCCCACAAGGGCTGAAATTTGTTTCGAAAATATCCAGCCAAGTGCCGTTAGAGCAAATACGACGATCGTAATAATGCGCTCGCGCGTCCAAGGGATATGCTCCAGATCCATCTCTATTTTATGGCTTAAATTCGGCTTGAAAATTATATAAAGCACCACAAGCATTATCGGTAGCATCACGCA
It contains:
- a CDS encoding amino acid ABC transporter ATP-binding protein, whose translation is MGILELHKINKFYGELHALKDVSLSVAQGEVVVILGPSGCGKSTLLRTINGLEPVQSGNFIIEGERIDQNFKEWRRIRQKIGMVFQSYELFDHLSVLHNIILGPMKVQNVPKEEAIALAREWLKIVGLADKENSYPKELSGGQKQRIAIVRSLVMKPKIMLFDEVTAALDPEIVREVLDVMLNLAKEGQTMLIVTHEMGFARAVADRIVFMDEGSVVEINEPEAFFTAPKSERAKKFLNMFEFKK
- a CDS encoding amino acid ABC transporter permease, giving the protein MELFGGENLIRLLGGLGVTLQIALISIAVSLALGLVLGILMASGRRALYIPLKICLEIVRIMPPIVWLFIVYFGASKAFGIHISNIAASIIVFSVWGVFEMMDLVRGAVLSIPKHQFESAEALAFSRFQIYLYVILPLAMRRLVPATINLFSRMIKTTSIAVLIGVIELVKVGQQIIEVNVFRDNYAPLIIYGAIFFVYFLICYPISALSKKLENRWS
- a CDS encoding amino acid ABC transporter permease, which gives rise to MDFDFIAKFSPMFVKAGILTLKLAFYGILLSIIIGFICTLIKYKRLPLLSPLVSAYIELSRNTPLLIQLFFLYYGLPKLGVQISGFTCAIVGLAFLGGSYMSESFRLGFEAIKKSQIESAMSLGLSEVQIVFYVVLPRAFAIALPSISANIIFLLKETSIVSIVALADLVYAAKDVIGLYYKTNEALFMLSVSYLIIILPLSLALTLLEKRLAYMRG
- a CDS encoding DASS family sodium-coupled anion symporter, whose protein sequence is MAIAAAVGFALYAALPFEPNVKKGLALLAFIAIMWLTEAVHITVTALMVPVLAVAIGLGKFAKDGTFTAATIKSTLANFANPTIFTFFGGFALATALHMQKLDKKIAMWLIARAGGRLGVAAILICLATAILSMWVSNTATAAMMLPIALGICANMDDSKDRGTLVFLLLGIAYSASIGGLGTLVGSPPNLIVAQALHYSFADWMKVGLPLMCVMLPIMLVVLYIIFKPNLSHKIEMDLEHIPWTRERIITIVVFALTALGWIFSKQISALVGFKVDDAYVAICSAVVIVILGLAKWHDIAENTEWGVLLLFGGGLTLSAVLGDSGASKVLGDLVAHTFGGAPTYIVLLVTAVFIICLTEFTSNTASAALLVPVFAGVAAQMGLPKETLTIVIGVGASCAFIMPVATPPNALVFGTGRIRQAEMVRSGGILAIFSAFLVSGYAYIFYS